Proteins encoded by one window of Salvia splendens isolate huo1 chromosome 5, SspV2, whole genome shotgun sequence:
- the LOC121803058 gene encoding nuclear transcription factor Y subunit C-1-like, with protein MENNPQQSGVPAAGYPSQAPYQHLLQQQQQQLQMFWSYQRQEIEGVNDFKNHQLPLARIKKIMKADEDVRMISAEAPILFAKACELFILELTIRSWLHAEENKRRTLQKNDIAAAITRTDIFDFLVDIVPRDEIKDDSAALVASPAGVTGVPYFYPPMGQPVDPAVYAQPPSQAWQSVWQTAPEDGSYGSGGGASGNLDG; from the coding sequence ATGGAAAACAACCCGCAGCAGAGCGGCGTGCCGGCGGCGGGGTACCCGTCGCAGGCGCCGTACCAGCACCTCctacagcagcagcagcagcaattgCAGATGTTCTGGTCGTACCAGCGGCAGGAGATCGAGGGGGTGAACGATTTCAAAAACCACCAGCTGCCCTTGGCGCGgatcaaaaaaatcatgaaGGCCGACGAGGACGTCCGCATGATCTCCGCGGAGGCGCCGATCCTCTTCGCCAAGGCCTGCGAGCTCTTCATCCTCGAGCTCACCATCCGCTCCTGGCTCCACGCCGAGGAGAACAAGCGCCGCACCCTCCAGAAGAACGACATCGCCGCCGCCATCACGCGCACCGACATCTTCGACTTCCTCGTCGACATTGTTCCCAGGGACGAGATTAAGGATGACTCCGCCGCGCTCGTTGCCTCCCCTGCTGGAGTCACCGGTGTGCCCTACTTCTATCCGCCGATGGGGCAGCCCGTCGATCCCGCGGTCTACGCGCAGCCGCCGTCCCAGGCGTGGCAGTCGGTGTGGCAGACGGCGCCTGAGGATGGCTCGTACGGGAGTGGTGGTGGTGCCAGCGGAAACCTCGACGGTTGA